A portion of the Zootoca vivipara chromosome 6, rZooViv1.1, whole genome shotgun sequence genome contains these proteins:
- the ZFP36 gene encoding mRNA decay activator protein ZFP36, protein MSSILDVNTIFQNLRNLSLNEDQDMPSSRRDSACSLDTPYSSGDSSSQLWPLRSHWSPGSEQQLRPLSEPARRPPLRPDRSISLIEGSKALPPPPPGFPPLKLPSLAAPPLSSRYKTELCRTFSETGKCKYGAKCQFAHGAAELRTVSRHPKYKTELCHKFYIHGECPYGSRCHFIHSLEEAQACSPSSSSPQLLRQSVSYSGVPAGRRSSPLHGITDPASFARAPSVSPPPAPADLLSPTFGHLNSDPISRFHTLGEALAIPASGGCCSCRCGKSASLSGPLQTQHRDLFSAAPGTPTSAAASGNLPRTPSSNSLSDPDCYSSSSSLSGSDSPVFDFHAPSGPVGSSNRLPIFNRISVSE, encoded by the coding sequence aACCTGCGTAACCTGTCGCTGAACGAGGACCAGGACATGCCCTCCTCGCGCCGCGACTCCGCCTGTTCCCTGGACACGCCCTACAGCAGCGGGGACTCCTCCTCCCAGCTGTGGCCCCTTCGTAGCCACTGGAGCCCCGGTTCCGAGCAGCAGCTGCGCCCCCTCAgcgagcctgcccgccgcccgcctTTGAGGCCCGACCGCTCCATCAGCCTCATCGAAGGCAGCAAGGCGCTGCCGCCACCCCCTCCGGGCTTCCCTCCCCTCAAGCTGCCCTCGCTGGCCGCACCTCCGCTCTCTTCCCGCTACAAAACAGAGCTGTGCCGCACCTTCAGCGAGACGGGCAAGTGCAAGTACGGGGCCAAGTGCCAGTTTGCCCACGGCGCGGCCGAGCTGCGCACGGTCAGCCGCCACCCCAAGTACAAGACGGAGCTGTGCCACAAGTTCTACATCCACGGCGAGTGCCCCTACGGCTCCCGCTGCCACTTCATCCACTCCCTCGAGGAGGCGCAGGCCTGCTCGCCGTCCTCGTCCTCGCCGCAGCTCCTGCGCCAGAGCGTCAGCTACTCCGGAGTGCCGGCCGGGCGCCGCTCTTCCCCTCTGCACGGCATCACCGACCCAGCTTCCTTTGCCCGGGCGCCGTCCGTCTCGCCGCCTCCGGCCCCTGCCGACCTCCTCTCCCCGACCTTTGGGCACCTGAACTCAGATCCCATCTCTCGTTTCCACACGCTGGGGGAGGCCCTGGCCATCCCGGCCTCCGGGGGGTGCTGCTCGTGCCGCTGCGGCAAGTCAGCCAGCTTGTCCGGCCCTCTCCAGACCCAACACCGGGACCTCTTCTCCGCTGCCCCGGGGACGCCGACCTCTGCGGCCGCTTCTGGCAACCTGCCCCGGACGCCTTCCTCCAACTCTCTCTCCGACCCCGACTGCTACAGCAGCTCCAGCAGCCTGAGCGGCTCCGACTCGCCCGTCTTCGACTTCCACGCCCCCAGCGGGCCCGTGGGGAGCAGCAACCGGCTGCCCATCTTCAACCGAATCTCCGTCTCGGAGTGA